The DNA window CACTTTAAGGGGTTGAATTGACCCTATAGTTTGCTTTGGAGGGCCAAAGCAAAATTCACGCTAACAGTTAAGACTTAATTATAGAAAACCACTTTGAAAGTTACTTATCTCTCATTCTATCCACAGTTCCATATTCAATTGAACTTTTGGAGTGATTGTAACGTTGAATCACATAACGATAGTATAAGTCACAAGATTGAGTAACCATATTGAAgaaattctgaaatttttacATAAATTTACAGTAATTAACATATATTCCCTTAGAATctattaaaaaatattaagtCTGCTTCTATATTGTGGAAGATTACAAGTTAAAAGTAGCATAAGTAGTACTATTGAAATTTAAGAGGACATCATGCCATTAATTAAGTGTTTGGGGATGTAAAATATtattaatccaaaaaaaaatccttagTATTGGAGAAAGCAAACGAGTAGCAAcgcttctttttatttttccccttaTTCTGTGCTTTTGGTATATATTGTTTCATGCCAAATTCTTGTCAACGTAGTTTTCAGTCTAAAGTAGCTAAATACGAGGTAGCCACAGGGTCTCAGTCTTAACTTGGCAGACTTGGTTATCTTAAGCTGTTGCACTTGGAAACACTGTTAAGGAATGAATAGAAAAACGATGCCCTTAGTCCAGTCTGAAGAAAGATCGCATCTGAAACCATGTTAGTATTCTCTCAccttataaaagaaaaagatggtTTAGATTTAGGCCATTCAACAACTAGGTATGATAAGTGATTGCCTAGCATGCTTGCGGGGATTCCAATGGGTAGCAGTTGATTCAACAACTATTGTTCTGTCTATGTTAATTTATTGTTATTAGAGTTGCCATGCGAGTCAATTGGATGGTGGTGGCGTAGAGGCTTTAGTCATGGAAAAGAGAACAGAAACGTTATCCTACCCACCAACAAGAGAAAGGAACTGTCATTTTTCAATCAATAATCAAATTTTTGTCGGATTCTAAAAGAATTGCGATTTCCAGGTAAGgtaatgttaaaaaaaaaaaaattctatacTTCTTAATTTATCCAAATTTGTTTTTCTATTAGTATTCttcaaatatttttgtaatttttataatatttttctatttttcatttattttgaatatttaCAAGACCAAAATTCGTGGGATTTACGCCCTATTACTCAGGCTTTTCCCAAGAACACACACAAAACGCTATATGCATTATGCAACGTACGTTTAAAACACTGATGCTGAATATCACAGGTGCAAACTGGCAAAGTTTGGTTTAAGGTTCTGTTTGATAAAACCAATGTTTTCAAacccggaccggaccggccgggtCGACCGGTTCGACCGCGACCCGGCCATGAGTCCGGTCCGGTCTATAGCTTATGTTGACTTTTATAAGAAACCggtcaaaaccagaaaaaaccGGTCAAATCTTCAAAACCGGGTCAGACCGTGAACCGCGGTTTCCAATTTTTGAgtcaaaattgacaaaaacttcaattttgaccGATCCCTAatcttcattcttcatttcTGATTTCTTCGCTAGTTCGCTCCACGGCTCCAGTCTTCCACTCTTCCTCAGTTCCTCTTCACACTTCAGTGACTTCACCTCGCCGCTTCGCCGCTTCAGTCCTCGCCGCTTCGCCCCTTCGGTCCTCGCTGCTTCGGCCTTCGGTCTTCCTTCGCTAGTTCGCTCCACGGCTCCAGTCTTCCACTCTTCCTCTTCGCACTTCAGTGACTTCACCTCGCCGCTTCGCCGCTTCGGTCCTCGCCGATTCGCCCCTTCGGCCTTCGGTCTTCCTTCGCTAGTTCCTTTTCCCCTTCTCCAAAGTGTGGTGTGGATCACTTTTGGGGAAGCGGCGTAGATGACCACTGGTTGGCGGTGCTCGTTGTCGACTGTGGGCTGAAGGTGCAGCTGAGCAGGGTGATTGAGGTGGTGCAGCGCCGGTGGACATCAACCCTTCTGCATTCAGGTCCCAAATCTTCATAATTTGAATTGCTACCTCATTTCGTTTCTAATTTCAACATGTTCTCTGTCTAGATATTGTTCCATATGTGAGTAGATATACTCTGATTGTGATTGATTCTCTTTAGTGTCGTGTTTTGCTGGTCAGTTTATCCGTTTACTCAGACTGGGTTGATTGTAGCTGCTGCTTATTTTCCTGTTCACGTGTTTGAGTTTATAGAATTGTCAATCCTTTGGAAATATCAATTCCGCTTGCCTAAATTGCTGCAAATTCCCTTGTACTTTGATTGCTTTCATTTATAAGAATTCAGTATCATGAATCTGCTGATCAATCTATTAGCTGACTGTAACCCCGGCAAGAGTTCTTATATACTTGTTTGTGATTAATTGTGATTTGGATCTTGTCAGTGAGCTAAAGGATGGAAGGGCACCAATTGAACATTACACACATTATCCTTCAAGTTTTAGCAATTTGCTTAAATGTGTTGATCTCACGTTTTGCTTCTCAAACATGTGATATACCATATATATGTAGTGTTTAAAGGGCAAAGACTTTCATTCCACTTCCAGTTAAATAGCTTCATTTGATATACATTTTGCATACTTGGGATCTGGGAACACCCAATGTGCTattatttaaaagtatattTGATGTCTTTAAATCTCTGTTCTattatttaaaagtatattTGATGTCTTTAAATCTCTGTGCTATTTTTTAAAAGTATATTTGATGTCTTTAAATCTCTGTGCTATTTTTTAAAAGTATATTTGATGTCTTTAAATCTCTGTGCAAAACCCAGTTATCGTGAAGATACTTAACACCCTCAAGAAATGCACAAGGCTTAGGGAATTAACTTCACTCGTGCTAAACGGTTGTTTCATTGTCTCCATTAACCCCTTTAGATCTTTTGGTGACAGTTTCAGTTCCCAAATACGAATAGCTTTAATAATTTGTTTCAGTTTGTGTATATTAATTATTTGTTAAGACTAGTTATTTTTAAATATCTCATTTTAGGATGGAGGCTGGTAGCGGTAGTAACTCACAATGTTCACCGGGGGGACCATTCAATAGTGAGGGATCTGCAAGTCAGCCCCAAGGTCATAGGCAAAAGACAGATATAGCATGGGGATATGTTTCTGAGGGCAGAAatgcacaaggaagaaaaaccaTGACATGCACTTATTGTTTTAAAGTGTTTCATGGGGGTGGCATCCACCGAATGAAGCAACACTTGGCAGGAGTAACGGGCAGTGTTACTTCATGTCCAAATGTTGATCCAGCAGTGAGGCTTGCAATATTAACATGTTTGCAAGAGAATGATAAAAAAtctaaagaaaaaagaggagatTTTGGGGTTGAAAGTCCTTTTGGTCAACCAGTGCACGAATTTGTCGGTGATGAAGTGCAAGAGGTTCCACCTCCTCGAATAAGGGAAATTTCAATGAATGAGGCTGGTACATCATTAGgtaaaggaaagagaaaaaccACTGCCCCTACAGGTATTCATGCTTTCTTTAAGGGTGGACGTGATAGTGCTCAACCTACTATCAAAGCTTGTTTGCAAAGTAAGGATAAATGGCAAAATACTGATATGGCCATTGCTCTTTGGTTCTATGATGCATGTATTCCCATTAATGCTGTTAATtctccattttttcaaaaagctATCGATCAAATTGCATCAATGGGTCATGGTTATAAAGCTCCATCTTATCATTCTTTGCGAGTCACTTTGTTGCGAGATGCTAAGAAAGATGTGCAGTTAGTTGTTGATTCATTTCGAAATACTTGGGCTGAAACTGGATGCACTATAATGGGTGATGGATGGAAAGATAGTAGACAAAGACCATTGATTAATTTTCTGGTTTATTGTTCTAAGGGTATATCTTTTATCAAGTCTATAGATGCATCGGACATTGTGACAAATGCAGAAAATTTGTGCAATCTGTTTGTTGAAATTGTTGAAATGGTTGGTTCAAAAAATGTGGTGCATTTAGTCACTGATAATGCTAGCAATTATAAGGCTGCTGGAACtttattaaatgaaagataTCCAACTATTTGCTGGTCTCCATGTGCTGCCCATTGTATCAATTTGATTTTGAAGGATATTGGTGAAATGGGTACTGTTAAATCTCTAGTGGCTCTTGCTGCTACAGTAACTGTTTTTGTGTATAATCATAAATATGTTCTAAATTGGCTGAGAAAAACTAATGGGTGGAGGGAGATTATTCGTCCGGGGGAGACTCGATTTGCCACCACTTTTATTGCACTAAAGAGCTTACATGATCACAAAGACAGCTTACAAGCTTTAGTCACTAGCGGAGATTACAAAAAGTTCTTGAAAATGAACAAAGGAAAAGAGGTCAAACAAATTGTTTTGGATGATAGATTTTGGAATAATTGTTTGATTACGGTGAGAATAATGGGTCCTATTATTCGGTTGTTGAGAGTTTGTGACACTGATGAAAGGCCTTCTTTGGGGTATGTGTATGAAGGTATGTTTAGAGCAATTACTGGAATCAAGAAGTTGTTCAGGAGTAGTGAAAGACTATATAAGCCTTACATTGATATCATCAATGACCGATGGGATAGGATGTTGAGGAAAAATTTGCATGCTACGGCATATTTTTTAAATCCCGCTTTTCAATATGACACTGCCACATTCTCTACACATCCAG is part of the Coffea eugenioides isolate CCC68of chromosome 6, Ceug_1.0, whole genome shotgun sequence genome and encodes:
- the LOC113773734 gene encoding uncharacterized protein LOC113773734, which gives rise to MEAGSGSNSQCSPGGPFNSEGSASQPQGHRQKTDIAWGYVSEGRNAQGRKTMTCTYCFKVFHGGGIHRMKQHLAGVTGSVTSCPNVDPAVRLAILTCLQENDKKSKEKRGDFGVESPFGQPVHEFVGDEVQEVPPPRIREISMNEAGTSLGKGKRKTTAPTGIHAFFKGGRDSAQPTIKACLQSKDKWQNTDMAIALWFYDACIPINAVNSPFFQKAIDQIASMGHGYKAPSYHSLRVTLLRDAKKDVQLVVDSFRNTWAETGCTIMGDGWKDSRQRPLINFLVYCSKGISFIKSIDASDIVTNAENLCNLFVEIVEMVGSKNVVHLVTDNASNYKAAGTLLNERYPTICWSPCAAHCINLILKDIGEMGTVKSLVALAATVTVFVYNHKYVLNWLRKTNGWREIIRPGETRFATTFIALKSLHDHKDSLQALVTSGDYKKFLKMNKGKEVKQIVLDDRFWNNCLITVRIMGPIIRLLRVCDTDERPSLGYVYEGMFRAITGIKKLFRSSERLYKPYIDIINDRWDRMLRKNLHATAYFLNPAFQYDTATFSTHPEITNGLLDYIESKVDWCSVENLTREIGMYREREGSFGRKLVILTSKKDRPENWWKLFGCDAPNLQKLAIRVLSQTASSSGCERNWSVFERIHTKKRNRLEHQRLNDLVYVHYNLRLQYRHNQQKRSYDPVDYESIDKTEFWVVEEEQEGELDYEELEEELEELPIHGQCSNSEQLEDNEEEAEDVDLETFQHRNFFNDEDDDWH